One window of the Granulicella arctica genome contains the following:
- a CDS encoding ATP-grasp domain-containing protein codes for MKKIGVLFGMENTFPGALVEKINSMEVDGITAEFVQVGGVKEAVPSGYTVIVDRISHDMPFYRSFLKNAVLTGTQVINNPFWWSADDKFFNYALASKLGVAVPKTVLLPHKMFPPEINERSVRNLEYPLKWDEIFDYIGFPAFLKPHDGGGWRDVFHVGNPQEFFHAYDQTRDLCMTLQAAVNFKEYFRCYVVGQEEVRIMPYDPRRPHHERYLLDAPEYDKKLLKRVEQDALTLCRALGYDLNTVEFAVEDGIPYAIDFMNPAPDADLHSVGRESFDWIVDRVAKLAVKKAQASESFQPQLNWAGFLAPPVIKAATAKTPARKAAKKVVAKTAKKAATKETE; via the coding sequence ATGAAGAAGATTGGTGTTCTGTTCGGCATGGAGAATACATTTCCGGGAGCGTTGGTCGAGAAGATCAACTCCATGGAAGTTGACGGCATCACTGCCGAGTTCGTACAGGTTGGCGGCGTCAAGGAGGCCGTCCCCTCGGGCTATACCGTGATCGTCGACCGCATCTCGCATGACATGCCTTTCTATCGTTCCTTTCTGAAAAATGCTGTACTCACTGGGACGCAGGTGATCAACAACCCGTTCTGGTGGTCGGCGGATGACAAGTTCTTCAACTACGCCCTTGCCTCAAAGCTTGGCGTGGCCGTGCCGAAGACGGTTCTGCTGCCGCACAAGATGTTTCCGCCGGAGATCAACGAGCGTTCCGTGCGCAACCTCGAGTACCCGCTGAAGTGGGACGAGATCTTCGACTACATCGGATTCCCAGCCTTCCTCAAGCCGCATGATGGTGGCGGCTGGCGCGATGTCTTCCACGTGGGCAACCCTCAGGAGTTTTTCCATGCGTACGATCAGACGCGTGATCTCTGCATGACCCTCCAGGCAGCCGTGAACTTCAAAGAGTACTTCCGCTGCTACGTAGTCGGCCAGGAAGAGGTACGGATTATGCCGTACGATCCGCGCCGGCCGCACCACGAGCGCTATCTCCTCGACGCGCCTGAGTACGACAAGAAGCTGCTGAAGCGGGTCGAGCAGGACGCCCTCACGCTCTGCCGCGCCCTGGGATACGACCTGAATACAGTCGAATTCGCGGTAGAAGACGGCATCCCGTACGCCATCGACTTCATGAATCCGGCACCGGATGCGGACCTGCACTCCGTCGGACGCGAAAGCTTCGACTGGATTGTGGATCGTGTCGCGAAGTTGGCGGTGAAGAAGGCTCAAGCCTCCGAGAGCTTTCAGCCGCAGCTGAACTGGGCAGGCTTTCTTGCTCCGCCGGTAATAAAAGCGGCCACTGCAAAGACACCTGCGCGCAAGGCCGCAAAGAAAGTCGTAGCTAAGACTGCAAAGAAGGCTGCTACAAAGGAGACCGAGTAA
- a CDS encoding alpha/beta hydrolase: MTFRPKSAPIKPAILADRPLWSENPIRVPDDDSTIPRLESYQFHSEILPDPDHRMVLVYLPEQYAAEPDRRFPVFYLHDGQNLFDGRTSYVAGRTWEAQTTADRLTAAGEIEPVILVGIANTGVRRMAEYTPTRDFKMGGGEGRAYGRLLCDELKPFIDRSYRTKTEAHDTGLGGSSLGGLISLFLGLEKPDVFGKLAVMSPSVWWDHRSILSFVNQAHPRPALRIWLDMGTAEGARHVRDTDLLYRLLVRLGWKPGFDLAFMEAEGAVHDEAAWAQRFNSVLRFLFPGT, encoded by the coding sequence TTGACCTTTCGCCCGAAATCGGCTCCAATCAAGCCCGCAATTCTAGCGGATCGTCCTCTCTGGTCTGAGAATCCAATCCGGGTACCGGATGATGACTCGACCATTCCCAGGCTTGAGAGCTACCAGTTTCATTCTGAGATTTTGCCGGACCCAGACCACCGGATGGTCCTCGTCTATCTGCCTGAGCAGTATGCAGCCGAACCCGATCGACGCTTTCCGGTCTTCTACCTCCATGACGGGCAGAATCTCTTCGATGGGCGTACCTCCTACGTAGCCGGGCGCACCTGGGAGGCGCAGACGACCGCTGACCGCCTCACTGCCGCAGGCGAGATCGAACCGGTCATCCTCGTCGGCATCGCGAATACCGGCGTACGCCGCATGGCAGAGTACACCCCGACACGCGATTTCAAGATGGGCGGCGGCGAAGGCCGAGCGTACGGCAGACTGCTCTGCGACGAGTTGAAGCCATTCATCGATCGAAGCTATCGGACCAAGACGGAGGCACACGATACGGGGCTTGGAGGCTCATCGCTCGGCGGCCTTATCTCCTTGTTTCTAGGATTGGAAAAGCCCGACGTCTTCGGGAAACTAGCGGTAATGTCTCCCTCGGTGTGGTGGGATCATCGCAGCATTCTCAGCTTCGTCAATCAAGCACATCCCAGGCCTGCGCTGAGGATCTGGCTCGATATGGGGACAGCGGAGGGAGCCCGGCATGTTCGCGACACCGACCTGCTCTATCGCCTACTGGTTCGCCTTGGATGGAAACCGGGCTTCGACCTCGCCTTCATGGAGGCTGAGGGTGCCGTGCACGACGAGGCCGCGTGGGCGCAGAGATTCAACTCGGTACTGCGGTTTCTGTTTCCCGGGACGTAA
- a CDS encoding carboxylate-amine ligase: MRPTFTLGIEEEYQTIDPETRDLRSHIATEMLAKGKLRLEERVKAEMHQSVIEVGTRVCLNIQDAQEDLFDLRRNMIRLAEEHGLVLVAGATHPFADWRVQEIYPDPRYFQVVEDLQLVARANLIFGLHVHVGIEDREAAIRIMNSLRYFLPHILALSTNSPFWLGMDTGYKSYRAKVFENFPRTNLPDSFASYSEFESYVNLLVKTNSIDNAKKIWWDIRPHPFFSTVEVRICDIPMRAKETIAIAALIQATACKLYKLHERNIDFRQYSRALLMENKFRAVRYGLDGKLIDFGKQEEVPARELILEYLAFVDDVLDELGSREEIGYIHTMLEQGSGADRQLRVFRETNSLKSVVDFMASETKADL, encoded by the coding sequence ATGCGGCCTACGTTCACGCTCGGCATTGAAGAGGAATATCAAACCATCGATCCGGAGACCCGCGATCTTCGCTCGCATATTGCTACAGAGATGCTCGCAAAGGGAAAGCTCCGCCTTGAGGAACGGGTCAAGGCGGAGATGCACCAGTCCGTCATCGAGGTAGGGACCCGTGTCTGCCTGAACATTCAGGATGCGCAGGAAGACCTCTTCGATCTGCGCAGAAACATGATCCGCCTTGCGGAGGAGCATGGCCTAGTCCTTGTCGCCGGAGCCACGCATCCCTTCGCCGATTGGCGTGTGCAGGAGATCTATCCTGACCCTCGTTACTTCCAGGTCGTCGAAGATCTCCAACTCGTAGCCCGTGCCAACCTCATCTTCGGCCTCCACGTCCATGTCGGCATTGAAGATCGCGAGGCAGCAATTCGCATCATGAACTCGCTGCGATACTTTCTGCCGCACATCCTTGCCCTCTCGACCAATTCGCCCTTCTGGCTTGGTATGGATACCGGCTACAAGAGCTACCGTGCCAAGGTCTTCGAGAACTTTCCTCGCACCAATTTGCCCGACAGCTTTGCGAGCTACTCCGAGTTCGAGAGCTACGTAAACCTGCTCGTCAAGACGAACAGCATCGACAACGCTAAGAAGATCTGGTGGGACATCCGGCCGCACCCTTTCTTCAGCACCGTAGAAGTGCGCATCTGTGACATCCCGATGCGGGCGAAAGAGACGATCGCCATCGCGGCGCTCATCCAGGCGACGGCTTGCAAGCTCTACAAACTGCATGAGCGCAACATTGACTTCCGCCAGTATTCCCGCGCCCTGCTGATGGAAAATAAGTTTCGGGCGGTGCGCTACGGTCTCGACGGCAAGCTGATCGACTTCGGCAAGCAGGAAGAGGTTCCAGCGCGCGAGCTCATCCTCGAGTACCTTGCCTTCGTGGATGACGTGCTTGACGAACTCGGCAGTCGTGAGGAGATTGGCTATATTCACACCATGCTGGAGCAGGGTTCAGGTGCCGATCGCCAACTCAGGGTCTTCCGTGAGACGAACAGCTTGAAAAGTGTGGTCGATTTTATGGCGAGCGAGACCAAAGCCGATCTGTAG
- a CDS encoding alpha-amylase family protein → MINRRKLLQSAGALLSTYSATTLASPRSTGQPLNIDLLRQPDSARVFLGDATDTAHALQRSGTNWSGAGVDVTYDPGHEKGSVRLAAPAVAVRRIHLRWNLTLNDRLLILGDAWERSYGELAWSGILPERSLPWYCLVHDGATTIGFGVEVGAAAFVFWQVDTNGISLWLDTRNGGNGVHLGDRQVSLATLVTYESQAGESAFQATRKLCRTIAGKIVLPSHRGQHPLKAIYGSNDWYYAYGKNTAEGILRDADLIRELSPAGPVRPFTVVDDGYQDLKRFPDMRKLADDIRSRNVSPGVWVRPLRAAASTRASLLLPVARYGRHAGRSTDLAFDPTVPEALDAVLSVVREARAWGYDLIKHDFTTYELLGQWGNEMGASPAVDGWSFQDRSRTSAEIISALYKDIRTAAGEDRIVIGCNTVGHLSAGIFDGQRTGDDVSGRDWERTRRMGVNTLAFRLPQNGIFFATDADCVPITADIPWSLTAQWLRAVAASGSVLLISPEPGSIGNEQKEAIRAAFSLCASSSEASVPADWISNRTPSDWTVKADHQRYDWLSTEGASPFPL, encoded by the coding sequence TTGATCAATCGACGGAAGCTGCTGCAGAGTGCCGGTGCCCTCCTCTCCACCTATTCAGCGACTACACTTGCCTCTCCGCGTAGCACGGGTCAGCCCCTGAATATCGACCTGCTGCGTCAGCCGGATAGTGCTCGCGTGTTTCTTGGGGACGCCACAGACACCGCTCATGCGCTGCAGCGAAGCGGGACGAACTGGTCGGGTGCTGGAGTCGATGTCACCTATGATCCGGGTCACGAGAAGGGATCAGTACGGCTGGCTGCACCCGCCGTCGCCGTACGCAGAATCCACCTGCGCTGGAATCTCACCCTGAACGACCGGCTTCTGATCCTGGGAGACGCGTGGGAGCGCAGTTACGGTGAGCTTGCATGGTCGGGCATACTGCCGGAGCGCAGCCTGCCCTGGTACTGCCTCGTACATGACGGCGCGACGACCATCGGTTTCGGCGTGGAGGTTGGTGCGGCAGCGTTCGTCTTCTGGCAGGTGGATACGAATGGAATTTCACTCTGGCTGGATACACGCAATGGGGGCAACGGCGTTCATCTTGGCGATCGCCAGGTCAGTCTCGCGACCCTCGTCACGTACGAGAGCCAGGCGGGAGAGAGTGCGTTTCAAGCCACGCGAAAGCTCTGTCGCACGATAGCAGGAAAGATCGTTCTACCGTCGCACCGTGGTCAACACCCGCTGAAGGCCATCTATGGAAGTAACGACTGGTACTACGCGTATGGGAAGAACACCGCCGAGGGCATTCTGCGCGACGCTGACCTTATCCGCGAACTGTCACCTGCAGGTCCGGTTCGCCCCTTTACCGTGGTGGATGATGGCTATCAGGATCTGAAACGGTTTCCTGATATGCGGAAGCTTGCCGACGATATTCGCAGTCGAAACGTCAGTCCGGGAGTCTGGGTTCGACCTCTACGTGCCGCTGCATCTACGAGAGCATCGTTGCTTTTGCCTGTAGCTCGATACGGCAGGCACGCGGGCAGGTCCACAGATCTGGCCTTCGATCCGACAGTTCCGGAAGCCCTCGATGCTGTGCTCAGCGTCGTACGTGAGGCTCGGGCGTGGGGATATGACCTCATCAAGCACGACTTCACGACCTACGAGCTTCTAGGCCAGTGGGGCAATGAGATGGGGGCTTCGCCTGCCGTTGACGGCTGGAGCTTTCAAGATCGATCCAGGACGAGTGCGGAGATCATCTCCGCACTCTACAAGGACATCCGCACGGCCGCCGGAGAAGACCGCATCGTCATTGGCTGCAATACCGTCGGCCATCTCTCCGCTGGCATCTTCGACGGCCAGCGCACCGGAGACGATGTAAGTGGGCGCGACTGGGAACGCACGCGGCGCATGGGCGTAAACACTCTCGCCTTCCGCCTGCCGCAGAATGGCATCTTTTTCGCTACCGACGCGGACTGTGTCCCGATCACCGCCGACATACCGTGGAGTCTTACGGCGCAATGGCTCCGTGCTGTAGCGGCCAGCGGATCGGTGCTTCTTATATCCCCTGAGCCAGGTTCAATCGGCAACGAACAGAAGGAGGCGATACGCGCAGCCTTTAGCCTATGCGCCTCGTCATCCGAAGCGAGCGTACCCGCCGACTGGATATCGAATCGAACGCCCTCTGACTGGACCGTCAAAGCTGACCATCAACGATATGACTGGCTATCCACGGAAGGCGCCAGTCCTTTCCCTCTCTAA
- a CDS encoding S9 family peptidase, with translation MDDLLSSGGGRGGGGILSPDGLNFAVQERGQIALRPVTGGAEHVVASAPAGASELRWSADGKHLAFISEGDVWTVVIDGEKPIRLTHDPAGAGDPRGATDHHPLWSPDGRWILYESGRHGFNELYVVNTDGTQEKLLAATEIYKGADVIGDKTPDGGDAVSSDRFDPAPAWSPDGTHISYTERSRAFFSGKLKSLRFDTKTGSAAGPALDLYTAKNDPGGAWAVNTAAWAPDSRTLVVVLQDSGWDKLWQVPATGGKPKPLTTGTGEDESPVYSPDGRWIVFTSNRDAAEERHLWIMAAAGGPARRLTALHGIESAPQWSPDSKRIYFSHGDALHPPAGYVADADGRGEAKPLEPLPSSKFAELGIVPEVAHFKGKAGLPLTGILYKPLGYRSGTKYPTVIWAHGGPEAENLLSLSPWSLFLAQEGYLVFEPNFRGGTGYGERFRNSNVEDSGGGEIDDIGASVQYLVDAGLTDPRRVAIGGGSHGGTVVANAVTKLPDTFAAAIEMFGVVDRALFLQYTNRNSKIRWETKMGGPPAEKPAVYRKANILPDVAVIKTPLLILHGEEDPQVPPQESINFVAALKAANKTYLYTTYPHEGHGFQQRDHRQDAYERQLAFLKQYLHPDTN, from the coding sequence ATGGATGACCTTCTCTCAAGCGGCGGAGGTCGCGGCGGCGGTGGCATCCTGTCCCCGGACGGCCTCAACTTTGCCGTACAGGAACGCGGACAGATTGCTCTCCGCCCAGTAACAGGTGGAGCAGAGCATGTCGTCGCGAGCGCGCCTGCTGGCGCATCGGAGCTGCGCTGGTCCGCAGATGGCAAGCATCTTGCCTTCATCAGCGAAGGCGATGTTTGGACCGTAGTGATCGACGGGGAAAAACCCATCCGCCTGACGCACGACCCTGCCGGTGCCGGCGACCCGCGTGGTGCCACCGACCATCATCCACTCTGGAGTCCGGATGGTCGATGGATCCTCTACGAGTCGGGGCGGCATGGCTTCAACGAGCTTTACGTCGTAAACACCGATGGCACGCAGGAGAAGCTGCTCGCTGCAACCGAGATCTACAAGGGCGCAGATGTGATCGGCGACAAGACTCCGGACGGTGGCGATGCAGTATCCTCCGACCGCTTCGACCCTGCACCTGCGTGGTCCCCCGACGGGACACACATCTCCTACACGGAACGATCCCGCGCGTTCTTCTCCGGCAAGCTGAAGTCACTCCGCTTCGACACAAAAACAGGCTCTGCCGCAGGACCAGCGCTCGATCTCTACACGGCGAAGAATGATCCCGGCGGAGCCTGGGCCGTCAACACCGCAGCGTGGGCTCCCGATAGCAGGACGCTCGTCGTCGTGCTGCAGGACTCCGGCTGGGACAAGCTCTGGCAGGTTCCGGCGACGGGCGGCAAGCCTAAGCCGCTCACGACAGGCACAGGGGAAGACGAGAGCCCCGTCTACTCGCCAGACGGACGTTGGATCGTCTTCACCTCGAACCGCGACGCCGCCGAGGAGCGGCATCTCTGGATCATGGCTGCTGCGGGTGGCCCAGCGCGCCGACTGACCGCACTGCACGGGATCGAGAGTGCGCCACAGTGGTCGCCTGATAGCAAGCGGATCTACTTCTCGCATGGCGATGCGCTGCACCCACCTGCAGGCTACGTCGCCGATGCGGACGGGCGAGGAGAAGCAAAGCCGCTCGAACCGCTTCCTTCGTCTAAGTTCGCAGAGCTTGGCATCGTGCCCGAAGTAGCGCATTTCAAGGGCAAAGCGGGCCTGCCGCTCACCGGCATCCTGTACAAGCCTCTGGGCTACCGATCTGGCACAAAGTACCCAACGGTCATCTGGGCTCATGGTGGGCCAGAGGCTGAAAACCTACTGAGTCTCTCCCCATGGTCACTCTTCCTCGCGCAGGAGGGCTACCTGGTCTTCGAACCCAACTTTCGCGGTGGTACTGGCTACGGCGAGCGCTTCCGCAACAGTAACGTGGAGGACTCCGGCGGCGGTGAGATCGACGACATCGGCGCGTCCGTGCAGTACCTTGTCGATGCCGGACTAACCGATCCGCGACGAGTCGCCATCGGTGGCGGCAGCCATGGTGGAACCGTCGTAGCCAATGCGGTGACAAAGCTACCCGACACCTTCGCCGCTGCTATCGAGATGTTTGGCGTAGTCGATCGCGCGCTTTTTCTGCAATATACAAATCGCAACTCGAAGATCCGTTGGGAGACGAAGATGGGTGGCCCGCCAGCGGAGAAGCCTGCGGTCTATCGCAAGGCAAACATCCTACCCGATGTAGCCGTGATCAAGACACCATTGCTAATCCTTCACGGCGAGGAAGATCCGCAGGTCCCACCGCAGGAGTCGATCAACTTCGTAGCCGCGCTCAAGGCTGCAAACAAGACGTATCTCTACACAACTTACCCGCACGAGGGACATGGCTTCCAGCAGCGCGATCACCGTCAGGACGCCTATGAACGTCAGTTAGCCTTTTTGAAGCAGTACCTGCATCCGGACACGAACTAG
- a CDS encoding outer membrane protein assembly factor BamB family protein, whose product MTRKIAQGTKKLRTLASLATLFVIPSVLVATREAVYAAEHTKPAQTATPQQTTDWPVYGGQPENDHYSSLTQINKNNVSKLQVAWSFDSNEVGGLQTSPLIVGRMLYAYTPTQKIIALNAATGKTVWTYDSGVKGTQPGRGLTFWKQGAETRLFAGVMNFLYALDPATGKPIDSFGEHGRIDLRKNLRGDYREQSIVLTTPGVIYKNLIIVGGRNPETLPSPPGDIRAFDVRTGALQWAFHTIPHPGEFGYETWPEKAYLTSGAANNWAGMAVDVNRGIVYAPTGSSVSDFYGGDRIGDDLFANTLLALDAATGKRLWHFQGVHHDIWDRDFPSPPSLLTVQHDGQRVDALAQTTKQGYLYLFDRVTGKPLFPIEERPVPESNVPGEKTSPTQPRPTHPEPLGRQILTNQMLTERTPAAHQFALDKFQTMRSEGQFVPLSVGKQTIVFPGFDGGAEWGGSAVDPRTGVIYVNTNEMAWTGGLVENKGSASAGETTYRSLCVVCHGVNREGAPPAFPSLVGVGQRLSDSEISSTVRQGKGRMPAFTSLNDEALTALLEYVKHGPSSAPGAKSDKVELASANAANGQSYEFTGYRKFLDQDGYPAISPPWGTLNAIDLNTGKYLWKIPFGEYPELAASGMKNTGSENYGGPVVTAGGLLFIGATIYDRKMHAYDSETGKLLWQFELPLAGLATPATYMVDGKQYVVIAAGGGRDPKSSSGGRYIAFALP is encoded by the coding sequence ATGACACGGAAGATCGCGCAAGGCACCAAAAAACTCCGCACCCTGGCAAGTCTTGCCACCCTCTTCGTCATCCCCTCGGTGCTGGTCGCGACTCGTGAGGCCGTATACGCCGCGGAGCACACGAAGCCAGCCCAGACCGCGACGCCCCAGCAGACGACAGACTGGCCGGTATACGGTGGGCAACCTGAGAACGATCACTACTCCAGCCTCACGCAGATTAATAAGAACAACGTCAGCAAACTGCAGGTCGCGTGGAGCTTCGACAGCAACGAGGTCGGCGGCCTGCAGACGAGTCCACTCATCGTGGGAAGAATGCTTTACGCCTACACTCCAACGCAGAAGATCATCGCCCTCAACGCGGCTACCGGCAAAACAGTCTGGACCTACGATAGCGGTGTAAAAGGAACGCAGCCCGGCAGGGGCCTGACCTTCTGGAAACAAGGTGCGGAGACACGTCTTTTCGCCGGCGTGATGAACTTTCTCTATGCCCTCGACCCCGCCACCGGTAAGCCGATCGATTCGTTCGGTGAGCACGGTCGCATCGACCTTCGCAAGAATCTGCGCGGGGACTATCGGGAGCAGTCCATCGTGCTGACCACCCCCGGCGTGATCTACAAAAACCTCATCATCGTCGGCGGCCGTAATCCGGAGACACTTCCCTCACCCCCCGGAGATATTCGCGCCTTCGACGTCCGCACCGGAGCGCTTCAGTGGGCCTTCCACACCATTCCTCATCCCGGAGAGTTCGGCTATGAGACCTGGCCTGAAAAGGCGTATCTCACCTCGGGCGCAGCCAACAACTGGGCTGGCATGGCCGTCGATGTAAACCGAGGCATCGTCTATGCACCCACTGGCTCTTCGGTCTCGGACTTCTATGGCGGCGACCGCATCGGCGATGATTTATTTGCCAATACTTTGCTTGCTCTCGATGCAGCTACGGGCAAGCGTCTATGGCACTTTCAGGGCGTCCATCACGATATCTGGGATCGCGACTTTCCTTCACCTCCGTCGCTCCTCACCGTCCAGCATGATGGCCAGCGCGTCGATGCGCTGGCCCAGACTACGAAGCAGGGCTACCTCTACCTCTTCGATCGAGTGACCGGCAAACCCCTCTTCCCCATCGAAGAGCGGCCGGTACCGGAATCAAACGTTCCCGGCGAGAAGACCTCCCCGACGCAGCCACGACCCACTCACCCAGAGCCGCTCGGACGCCAGATCCTGACCAACCAGATGCTTACCGAACGTACCCCGGCGGCTCATCAGTTTGCGTTAGATAAGTTCCAAACCATGCGCAGTGAAGGGCAGTTCGTTCCGCTAAGCGTGGGTAAGCAGACGATCGTCTTTCCAGGATTCGACGGGGGTGCAGAATGGGGTGGCTCCGCTGTCGATCCGCGCACCGGTGTGATCTACGTCAACACTAACGAGATGGCCTGGACCGGTGGACTTGTAGAGAACAAAGGCAGCGCGTCAGCGGGCGAGACGACCTATCGTTCTCTCTGTGTCGTTTGCCACGGCGTCAACCGTGAAGGCGCACCACCAGCCTTCCCTTCGCTGGTCGGCGTCGGGCAGCGCCTCTCGGATAGTGAAATCTCCAGCACCGTGCGACAGGGCAAGGGGAGGATGCCAGCCTTTACGAGCCTCAACGACGAAGCCCTCACGGCGCTACTGGAATATGTTAAGCACGGGCCATCCTCTGCTCCCGGAGCGAAGAGCGACAAGGTAGAACTTGCCTCAGCCAACGCTGCGAACGGTCAGTCCTACGAGTTCACCGGTTATCGCAAATTTCTGGATCAGGACGGATATCCCGCCATCTCGCCACCGTGGGGAACGCTCAACGCGATCGATCTAAATACCGGCAAGTATCTCTGGAAGATTCCCTTCGGTGAATATCCGGAGTTAGCTGCTTCGGGTATGAAGAACACAGGCTCTGAAAATTACGGCGGCCCAGTGGTCACAGCGGGTGGCTTGCTGTTTATCGGTGCCACGATCTACGACCGAAAGATGCATGCCTACGACAGCGAGACCGGCAAGCTCCTCTGGCAGTTCGAGCTACCGCTCGCCGGCCTCGCAACGCCTGCAACCTACATGGTCGACGGCAAACAGTACGTCGTCATAGCTGCCGGTGGTGGCCGTGATCCTAAGTCATCGTCAGGCGGAAGATACATAGCATTTGCGCTGCCTTGA
- a CDS encoding carboxypeptidase-like regulatory domain-containing protein, with amino-acid sequence MNLRHRAMMSFLLCLLVLLVPSMHGQTLTSATIVGTVTDSSGAPIADATVRITQAETDTVRTAKTGASGDYRFPFLKPGDYTITAESSGLAATSVRLVLLVGQEESINLALGVQAVQQRCCLPRSPTSRWMTFSQAAEVAAAVASCPRTASTLPYRNADRLLSAQ; translated from the coding sequence ATGAATCTGCGACACCGAGCCATGATGTCCTTCTTGCTCTGCCTGCTTGTCCTGCTTGTTCCGTCGATGCATGGGCAGACGTTGACCAGCGCCACGATCGTCGGCACCGTGACCGACTCCTCGGGTGCCCCGATCGCAGATGCTACCGTCCGGATCACCCAGGCGGAGACCGACACAGTCCGCACTGCGAAGACCGGCGCCAGTGGTGACTATCGCTTTCCGTTTCTCAAGCCGGGTGACTACACGATCACTGCCGAGAGCTCCGGCCTTGCAGCAACCTCGGTTCGCCTGGTCCTGCTCGTCGGACAGGAAGAATCGATCAATCTTGCGCTCGGCGTTCAGGCTGTCCAGCAACGCTGCTGTTTGCCCAGGTCCCCCACCTCACGATGGATGACCTTCTCTCAAGCGGCGGAGGTCGCGGCGGCGGTGGCATCCTGTCCCCGGACGGCCTCAACTTTGCCGTACAGGAACGCGGACAGATTGCTCTCCGCCCAGTAA
- a CDS encoding esterase family protein has product MKREWHKWYSPRLGRDMELLVFGHAGLPTIVFPTSCGRFYEFEDRGMVHAVAEQIERGEIQLICVDSVDAESWYNRNVGARWRIARHVQYESYIMDEVVPLVRALGNWGQLASLGASFGGYHAANIALRHPDVFKAFLAMGAAFDLSNFLGGYYDNDCYFNIPPHYLPNASDSWYLDRYRHNTYILATGEHDICRGQTENMAQLMRSKGIPVRLDVWGEGSLHDWPEWMKMIRVYL; this is encoded by the coding sequence GTGAAGCGCGAATGGCACAAATGGTATTCCCCACGCCTCGGGCGGGATATGGAGCTTCTGGTCTTCGGCCATGCTGGCTTGCCGACCATCGTTTTCCCTACATCCTGTGGTCGTTTTTACGAATTTGAAGATCGCGGTATGGTGCATGCGGTAGCCGAACAGATCGAACGCGGTGAGATCCAGCTAATCTGCGTTGACTCCGTCGACGCTGAAAGCTGGTACAACCGGAACGTCGGTGCACGCTGGCGCATCGCACGCCACGTACAGTACGAGAGCTACATCATGGACGAGGTGGTACCCCTGGTCAGGGCGTTAGGGAACTGGGGACAGCTTGCCTCCCTTGGAGCGAGTTTCGGTGGGTACCATGCGGCCAACATCGCCCTTCGGCACCCTGACGTCTTCAAGGCGTTCCTCGCCATGGGAGCAGCCTTCGACCTCTCCAACTTCCTCGGTGGCTACTACGATAACGACTGCTACTTCAACATTCCTCCGCACTACCTTCCTAACGCGAGCGACTCCTGGTATCTGGATCGTTACCGGCACAACACCTACATTCTGGCCACAGGCGAGCACGATATATGCCGCGGACAGACCGAAAATATGGCCCAATTGATGCGATCCAAAGGTATTCCTGTCCGCCTCGATGTCTGGGGAGAGGGGTCGCTTCACGATTGGCCCGAATGGATGAAGATGATTCGGGTCTACCTATAA